The following proteins are co-located in the Echinicola sp. 20G genome:
- a CDS encoding murein L,D-transpeptidase: MERYAKWIFLSFLFVAACKSKVDENTLKAIRVKAKSDAVLDSIYSSFEYMPIWVESDGLTNKGEQFMKALEDVVYDGLQKSDYFNEDMHELLGKIQEDGKSEDIANLEILMSNKFLKLSKDLHLGKVDPSQFSETWKIDRKESAASLEVLLKEIGQGKKGSVEDVLEELRPENALYRQLRERLKVVLQARQEKEENVEPIVYEGKLEVGDSNAVITQVRTKLASLGYEEVSSEETSRYDEKLEKVVKCFQSRHGLMDDGVMGQDFWHAINLSDQDLAVKLKVNMERLRWLPDFSKDDGPKVLVNIPNFYMDYVEGKDTVFTTRAVVGKEYHQTPVFTAKMSYIVFSPNWTLPQGILWNEVIPAIKKDDNYLKDHDMMVVDLDGNEVDYRKIKWGKLSQEDTFPYYIRQRPSDENALGRVKFMFPNPYSIYIHDSPAKSLYDRDQRTFSHGCIRIEKPADFAAKLLEAEKDWGTDSIAAAMGRNEEKQVNLKQTPAVWILYLTAWNGKGGFQVREDIYDNDIKLAKLMGEPIGRNYF; the protein is encoded by the coding sequence ATGGAAAGATACGCTAAATGGATTTTTTTGAGTTTTTTGTTTGTAGCAGCCTGTAAATCCAAGGTGGATGAAAATACACTAAAGGCAATTCGGGTAAAAGCTAAAAGTGATGCTGTTTTGGACAGCATTTATTCATCTTTTGAGTATATGCCCATTTGGGTGGAGAGTGATGGGCTTACCAATAAAGGGGAACAATTTATGAAGGCTTTAGAAGATGTTGTATATGATGGGCTTCAGAAATCAGACTATTTTAATGAGGATATGCATGAACTTTTGGGGAAGATCCAAGAGGATGGTAAGTCCGAAGATATTGCCAATCTCGAAATTCTAATGAGTAATAAATTCTTGAAGCTTTCCAAGGATTTGCACTTGGGCAAAGTGGATCCTTCCCAATTTTCAGAAACATGGAAAATTGACCGGAAAGAATCAGCAGCCTCATTGGAAGTTCTTTTAAAAGAAATTGGGCAAGGCAAAAAAGGGTCGGTTGAAGATGTGTTGGAAGAGTTAAGGCCTGAAAATGCCTTGTACAGGCAACTGAGGGAAAGATTGAAAGTGGTTTTACAGGCTCGGCAAGAAAAAGAAGAAAATGTGGAGCCAATAGTTTATGAAGGGAAACTTGAAGTAGGTGATAGTAATGCTGTGATTACTCAAGTGCGTACAAAGTTGGCTTCGCTGGGGTATGAAGAAGTTTCCTCAGAAGAGACCAGTCGGTATGATGAAAAGTTGGAGAAGGTGGTGAAGTGTTTCCAGTCGAGACATGGATTAATGGATGATGGAGTGATGGGGCAAGACTTCTGGCACGCGATAAATCTCAGTGATCAAGACTTGGCCGTCAAGCTTAAAGTGAATATGGAACGTTTGAGATGGTTACCAGACTTTAGCAAAGATGATGGCCCTAAAGTATTGGTGAATATCCCTAATTTTTATATGGATTATGTGGAAGGAAAAGACACGGTTTTTACTACCAGGGCTGTAGTGGGGAAAGAATATCACCAAACCCCTGTTTTTACAGCCAAAATGAGTTATATAGTGTTTAGTCCAAACTGGACTTTACCCCAAGGGATTTTGTGGAATGAAGTAATTCCTGCGATCAAAAAAGATGATAACTACCTTAAAGATCACGATATGATGGTGGTTGATCTGGATGGTAATGAGGTGGATTATCGAAAGATCAAATGGGGCAAGTTAAGCCAAGAGGATACATTTCCTTATTATATTAGACAAAGACCTAGTGATGAAAATGCGTTGGGAAGAGTGAAATTTATGTTTCCAAATCCATATAGTATCTATATTCATGATTCTCCAGCAAAATCCTTATATGATAGGGATCAAAGAACTTTTAGCCATGGATGCATAAGAATTGAGAAGCCAGCGGATTTCGCTGCAAAATTGCTGGAAGCAGAAAAGGACTGGGGAACAGATTCTATTGCCGCTGCCATGGGAAGGAATGAAGAAAAGCAAGTCAATTTAAAGCAAACTCCAGCAGTTTGGATTCTTTACCTCACTGCCTGGAACGGCAAGGGTGGTTTTCAGGTTAGAGAGGATATTTATGACAACGATATTAAATTGGCAAAATTAATGGGAGAACCCATTGGTAGAAATTATTTTTAA
- the leuS gene encoding leucine--tRNA ligase gives MADYNFQEIEKKWQDRWEASQIFNAKVDPQKPKFYSLDMFPYPSGAGLHVGHPLGYIASDIVTRFKRLQGYNVLHPMGYDSFGLPAEQYAIQTGQHPAITTEENIKRYTEQLKNIGFAFDWDKEVRTSDPNYYKWTQWIFMQLFNSYYDKTADKAKDISELIKIFETEGNATVDAVSDEDVEIFTAEDWKGYSEKKQQQVLLQYRLTYLAETTVNWCAALGTVLSNDEVKDGFSERGGHPVERKKMMQWSMRITAYAERLLNDLDKVDWNEPIKEMQRNWIGRSKGAEMVFQVKGQDKKIKVFTTRIDTIYGVTYLALAPESELAAELITEDQREEAEAYIQIAKNRSERERMSDVKTISGAFTGSYAINPFNGEEIPVWVADYVLAGYGTGAVMAVPAHDERDYNFAKHFGLEIRQVLEGSMENGSFPGRDGIAMNSDFLNGLVMQDAMDKAIAFLEENKIGKGKIQFRMRDAIFTRQRYWGEPLPVYFKDEIPYLVEEKDLPIVLPEVDKYLPTEDGAPPLGRAQNWTYKTADGEYPLELSTMPGWAGSSWYFLRYMDPQNNTEFVSKEAQQYWEAVDLYIGGAEHATGHLLYSRFWTKFLFDKGLINIVEPFKKMINQGMIQGRSNFVYRIKGTNQFVSHGLRKDYDSAAMHVDVNIVYNDQLDLEKFKAWRPDLADAEFILEDGKYICGAEVEKMSKSKYNVVNPDDIINRYGADTLRLYEMFLGPLEQFKPWNTNGIDGVSKFLKKLWRLYHDKNGNFAVSDAEPSKEELKALHKTIKKVEEDMNNYSFNTSVSGFMICVNELSGMKCNKRAILEPLAIIVSPFAPHIAEELWSLLGNDRSIVEAAFPQYKEEFLAENNHEYPVSINGKMRAKLPLSLSLSKEEIEKAALADDTVSKWLDGKTPKKVIVVPGKIVNIVV, from the coding sequence ATGGCTGATTATAATTTTCAAGAAATAGAAAAAAAATGGCAGGACAGATGGGAAGCTTCCCAAATTTTCAATGCCAAAGTTGACCCACAAAAACCTAAATTCTATAGCTTGGACATGTTCCCTTACCCATCTGGCGCTGGGCTTCATGTTGGACACCCTCTTGGCTATATTGCCTCGGACATCGTCACACGATTCAAAAGACTTCAGGGATATAATGTCCTCCACCCAATGGGTTATGATTCTTTTGGCTTACCAGCTGAGCAATACGCCATCCAAACTGGTCAACACCCAGCCATTACCACTGAGGAAAACATTAAAAGATACACCGAGCAGCTGAAAAACATTGGCTTTGCTTTTGACTGGGACAAGGAAGTAAGGACTTCTGACCCCAACTACTATAAATGGACACAGTGGATTTTCATGCAGCTATTCAACAGCTACTATGACAAAACTGCTGACAAAGCCAAGGACATCAGTGAGTTGATCAAAATATTCGAAACAGAAGGAAATGCTACGGTAGATGCTGTAAGTGACGAGGATGTAGAAATATTTACAGCAGAAGACTGGAAAGGCTATTCTGAAAAGAAACAACAGCAAGTATTGCTTCAGTATCGATTGACCTACTTAGCTGAGACTACCGTTAACTGGTGCGCGGCTTTGGGCACTGTACTTTCGAATGATGAAGTAAAGGATGGTTTTTCTGAAAGAGGTGGACATCCAGTAGAAAGAAAGAAAATGATGCAGTGGAGCATGCGCATCACTGCCTATGCAGAGCGCTTGCTCAATGACTTGGACAAAGTAGACTGGAACGAACCCATCAAAGAGATGCAGCGAAATTGGATCGGTAGGTCCAAAGGAGCTGAAATGGTCTTCCAAGTGAAAGGACAAGATAAAAAAATCAAGGTTTTCACCACTAGAATTGACACCATCTATGGGGTAACCTATTTGGCACTGGCTCCTGAAAGTGAGTTGGCTGCCGAACTGATCACCGAAGACCAAAGGGAAGAGGCTGAGGCCTACATCCAAATTGCTAAAAACCGTTCTGAAAGAGAACGCATGAGCGATGTAAAAACTATCTCCGGTGCTTTCACAGGTAGTTATGCCATCAATCCATTCAATGGAGAAGAAATCCCTGTCTGGGTAGCCGACTATGTGCTAGCTGGATATGGAACTGGTGCTGTCATGGCTGTTCCCGCACATGATGAGAGAGATTACAATTTCGCCAAGCATTTTGGGCTGGAAATTCGTCAAGTATTGGAAGGCAGCATGGAAAATGGCTCTTTTCCTGGAAGAGATGGCATAGCCATGAACTCCGACTTCTTAAATGGCTTGGTCATGCAGGATGCCATGGACAAAGCCATCGCCTTTTTGGAAGAAAACAAAATCGGTAAAGGCAAAATCCAATTCAGGATGCGCGATGCCATCTTCACCAGACAAAGATACTGGGGTGAGCCACTACCGGTTTACTTCAAAGATGAAATCCCATACCTGGTAGAAGAAAAGGACCTTCCTATCGTATTGCCGGAAGTCGACAAATATCTACCCACTGAAGATGGTGCACCTCCACTGGGCAGGGCTCAAAACTGGACTTACAAGACAGCTGATGGTGAATACCCTCTTGAGTTGAGCACCATGCCGGGTTGGGCCGGTTCTTCTTGGTATTTCCTGAGATACATGGATCCGCAAAACAACACGGAATTTGTAAGTAAAGAAGCGCAGCAGTACTGGGAAGCAGTGGATCTTTACATCGGAGGAGCAGAGCATGCTACTGGTCACTTGCTGTACAGCAGATTTTGGACAAAGTTCCTTTTTGACAAAGGCTTGATCAATATTGTGGAGCCATTCAAGAAGATGATCAACCAAGGCATGATCCAAGGAAGATCTAACTTTGTATACAGGATCAAGGGAACCAACCAGTTTGTCAGCCATGGACTGAGAAAAGATTATGATAGCGCTGCGATGCATGTCGATGTCAACATTGTCTACAATGACCAATTGGACCTGGAAAAATTCAAAGCATGGAGACCAGATCTGGCCGATGCAGAATTTATCCTTGAAGATGGAAAGTACATCTGCGGTGCGGAAGTGGAAAAAATGTCCAAGTCCAAATACAATGTGGTCAATCCAGATGACATCATCAACCGATATGGGGCTGACACCTTGAGGCTTTATGAAATGTTCCTTGGGCCTCTGGAGCAGTTTAAACCTTGGAACACCAATGGCATCGACGGTGTATCCAAATTCTTGAAGAAACTCTGGAGACTCTATCATGACAAAAATGGAAACTTTGCTGTTTCTGATGCAGAACCAAGCAAAGAAGAGTTAAAAGCCTTGCATAAGACCATTAAGAAAGTAGAAGAGGACATGAACAATTACTCTTTCAACACCTCTGTGTCAGGTTTTATGATTTGTGTCAATGAGCTTAGCGGCATGAAGTGTAATAAGCGGGCAATTCTTGAGCCATTGGCCATCATTGTCTCTCCTTTTGCGCCTCATATCGCGGAAGAACTTTGGTCGCTTTTGGGCAATGACCGCTCTATTGTGGAAGCTGCCTTCCCTCAGTACAAGGAAGAATTCCTTGCTGAAAACAACCATGAATACCCAGTGTCTATCAATGGTAAAATGAGGGCCAAGCTACCACTTTCTCTGAGCTTGAGTAAAGAAGAAATTGAAAAAGCCGCTTTGGCTGATGATACGGTTTCCAAATGGCTGGACGGCAAGACACCGAAGAAAGTCATTGTGGTACCAGGAAAGATCGTCAACATTGTGGTTTAA
- a CDS encoding murein L,D-transpeptidase, translated as MKKVFLLFWLALIIGHVLAQSALTASDVSVEIRNLLESHITNGVSHNDKLNLDQYDLLLKFYTDRDFQEAWTQKGRLSDNAQKLLEQIEEARFDGLTPEEYHLSEINNFINEFSQKNQNESSLHLAYIDLILSDAYLKLATDLYRGKVPQEALKTDWEIQPKRMKLKFEEELGTALKSGRLTESLKGFWPVFKVYPRMRENLRAYHDMEQNDGIDWSKISGNKVLKVGESSKAVADVRERLWFWKDLKQYTPEDVELYDSTMMEGILHFQKRNGLTADGVVGKDTYNALNESPAALIKKVAVNLERMRWLPDTVMDSRFVVVNIANFQLDLVQQNGLDTIFSSPVIVGRQYHTTPIFNGEMSYIVLSPTWTVPSSIIRNEMIPKIKKDPNYLNRNHLKILTYSGKEVDPSAIDWSKTSSKSFPYMIRQSPGPHNSLGLAKFIFPNKHNVYIHDTPSKSLFSKDIRAFSHGCIRVQNPERLAEVILEDNKDWGHEEIEAVMHSGKETTVMLKEKIPVVLLYLTFWTDESGNPHIRKDIYERDRRISDALFE; from the coding sequence ATGAAAAAGGTATTTTTATTATTCTGGTTAGCACTAATTATAGGACATGTTTTAGCTCAGTCAGCCTTGACAGCAAGTGATGTATCTGTTGAAATCAGGAATTTATTGGAGTCCCATATTACAAATGGAGTAAGTCATAATGATAAATTGAATTTGGACCAATATGACCTGTTGTTGAAGTTTTATACTGATAGGGATTTTCAGGAGGCATGGACCCAAAAGGGAAGGTTGTCCGACAATGCTCAGAAATTGTTGGAGCAAATAGAAGAAGCCCGTTTTGATGGGTTGACCCCAGAAGAGTACCACCTTTCCGAGATCAATAATTTTATAAATGAGTTTTCTCAAAAAAATCAAAATGAGAGTTCTTTGCACCTTGCTTATATTGATTTGATCCTGTCAGATGCCTACTTGAAATTGGCCACTGATCTTTACAGGGGAAAAGTGCCACAGGAAGCTTTGAAGACAGACTGGGAGATTCAACCCAAGAGAATGAAGTTGAAGTTTGAGGAAGAGTTGGGGACAGCTTTGAAAAGTGGGAGACTAACAGAAAGTCTTAAGGGATTTTGGCCAGTATTCAAGGTTTATCCCCGAATGCGTGAAAATTTAAGGGCTTATCATGACATGGAACAGAATGATGGAATTGATTGGAGCAAGATTAGTGGAAATAAAGTGCTTAAGGTAGGGGAGTCTAGTAAAGCTGTTGCAGATGTTAGGGAAAGGCTTTGGTTTTGGAAGGATTTAAAACAATATACCCCTGAAGATGTGGAGTTGTATGATTCTACCATGATGGAAGGTATTTTACACTTTCAAAAAAGGAATGGCTTGACAGCCGATGGGGTAGTCGGTAAAGATACTTATAATGCTTTGAATGAAAGTCCTGCTGCTTTGATAAAGAAGGTAGCGGTTAATCTTGAGCGGATGAGATGGCTTCCAGATACAGTTATGGATAGCCGCTTTGTTGTGGTTAATATTGCCAATTTCCAGTTGGACCTTGTTCAGCAGAATGGTTTGGATACTATTTTTTCATCTCCTGTGATAGTGGGGAGGCAGTATCATACAACACCAATTTTTAATGGGGAGATGTCCTACATCGTTTTGAGCCCAACTTGGACAGTGCCATCTTCTATTATTAGAAACGAAATGATCCCCAAAATCAAAAAAGATCCTAATTACTTAAATAGAAACCATTTGAAGATTTTGACTTATTCTGGTAAGGAGGTTGACCCCAGTGCAATAGATTGGTCAAAAACATCTTCCAAGAGTTTTCCCTATATGATCAGGCAAAGTCCAGGTCCTCATAATTCCCTAGGCTTGGCCAAGTTTATATTTCCGAATAAACACAATGTATATATTCATGATACTCCATCTAAATCCTTGTTTTCGAAAGACATCAGGGCATTTAGCCATGGCTGTATTAGGGTACAAAACCCTGAACGGCTGGCAGAAGTGATACTAGAAGATAATAAAGATTGGGGGCATGAAGAGATTGAAGCAGTGATGCACTCAGGTAAAGAAACTACGGTCATGCTCAAGGAAAAAATTCCAGTTGTATTGCTTTACCTGACATTTTGGACGGATGAAAGTGGTAATCCACATATTCGAAAAGATATCTATGAAAGGGATCGTCGAATATCTGATGCCTTGTTTGAATAA
- a CDS encoding HAD family hydrolase, giving the protein MENYLKGIDDKILKKAAKIKLLITDVDGVLTDGGVIYDDHYLELKKFNVKDGLIVKVLQKHGVMVGAITGRNSPVVRSRCKELGFDFHHHGIKDKGVQLREVLDEYNLSLEECAYIGDDLIDLPILCKVGLSVAPLDALPYVKEEVDMVSSLPGGRGVFREVGDLILSSKGLLKKIIKELTEK; this is encoded by the coding sequence ATGGAAAATTACCTAAAGGGTATAGACGATAAAATTTTAAAGAAAGCAGCAAAAATCAAACTACTGATCACCGATGTGGATGGTGTGCTTACAGACGGAGGCGTGATTTATGATGACCATTACTTGGAGTTGAAAAAATTCAATGTCAAAGATGGTCTTATCGTGAAAGTCCTGCAAAAGCATGGAGTGATGGTCGGGGCGATCACAGGAAGGAATTCTCCTGTGGTCAGGAGCCGTTGTAAAGAGCTGGGCTTTGATTTTCACCATCACGGCATCAAAGATAAAGGAGTTCAATTGAGGGAAGTATTGGACGAATATAACCTTTCCTTGGAAGAATGCGCCTATATCGGTGACGATTTGATTGATTTGCCTATCCTTTGCAAAGTGGGCTTGTCGGTTGCTCCATTGGATGCTTTACCTTATGTAAAGGAAGAAGTAGATATGGTTTCTTCTCTTCCAGGAGGCCGTGGGGTTTTCAGGGAAGTAGGGGACTTGATATTGAGCTCCAAAGGATTGCTTAAGAAGATTATTAAAGAATTGACAGAGAAATAA
- a CDS encoding peptidylprolyl isomerase yields the protein MQISNNKVVGLTYELKVSKEEEESAPFSVEIRDQEDPFYFIFGNSGLPEKFEAYLADKKEGESFSFVLEVNEAYGAADDELIVDIAKAQLTEERGFKPEMLQEGNFLPLVDEEGYPMQAKVLKDLGDDLLLDFNHPLVDFKLHFDGEVQEVREATVEEIAHGHVHGEHGHQH from the coding sequence ATGCAAATATCCAACAACAAAGTAGTAGGACTCACTTATGAACTAAAGGTGAGTAAAGAGGAAGAAGAATCAGCTCCTTTTAGTGTAGAAATCAGGGACCAAGAAGACCCGTTCTATTTCATTTTTGGTAACAGTGGATTACCAGAGAAATTTGAAGCTTACTTGGCCGACAAAAAAGAAGGGGAAAGTTTTAGCTTTGTTTTGGAAGTGAATGAAGCCTACGGCGCCGCAGATGATGAATTGATCGTGGATATTGCCAAGGCCCAACTGACCGAAGAAAGAGGTTTCAAACCTGAAATGCTTCAAGAAGGTAATTTCTTGCCTTTGGTAGATGAAGAGGGTTATCCCATGCAAGCTAAAGTATTGAAGGATCTTGGGGATGATCTTTTATTGGACTTTAACCATCCTTTGGTGGATTTCAAATTACATTTTGACGGTGAAGTGCAAGAAGTCCGAGAGGCTACCGTGGAAGAAATCGCGCATGGTCACGTTCATGGCGAACATGGACACCAACATTGA
- a CDS encoding bifunctional GNAT family N-acetyltransferase/carbon-nitrogen hydrolase family protein, with protein sequence MSKQKEELEHRLKLRNIHLSDYNDIRDIMMSIYQTQSMAYTKQEFKNQINTFPEGQICIEDNGKVVAVALSLVVEYAKFGDNHTYDEITGFGKFDTHDLENGDTLYGTDVFVDREYRGLRLGRRLYDARKEICENLNLRSIIAGGRIPGYNKYADQMTPRKYIELVKNKEIYDSVLSFQLANEFHVRKVITKYLPEDKDSRAYATLLEWNNIYYEKEEKLIGNRKSIVRLGLVQWKMRRFRDVDDLMQQVEFFVDTVSGYKSDFCLLPEFFNAPLLADFNDMDASEAIRNLADYTEEVVVRMQDLALSYNVNIIAGSMPEYDGKKLRNVSYLCRRDGTTDKQYKLHITPDEQAYWGLQGGNGIRVFDTDAGRIGILICFDVEFPELGRILAEQEMDILFIPFWTDTKNAYLRVSTCAKARAVENECYVAITGSVGNLPRVENMDIQHSQAAIYSPSDFSFPHDAVVAEASLNTETTIVADVDLDLLTKLRKQGSVRNLAQRRLDLYSIQWKKNK encoded by the coding sequence ATGAGCAAGCAAAAGGAAGAGCTAGAACATAGACTCAAATTAAGGAATATTCATCTTTCTGATTACAACGACATCCGTGATATCATGATGTCCATTTATCAGACCCAAAGTATGGCCTATACCAAGCAAGAGTTTAAAAATCAGATCAATACATTTCCGGAAGGGCAGATCTGTATTGAGGACAATGGAAAGGTGGTGGCAGTTGCTTTGAGTCTGGTAGTAGAATACGCCAAATTCGGGGATAACCACACTTATGATGAAATTACAGGGTTTGGAAAGTTTGATACGCATGATTTGGAAAATGGCGATACCCTCTATGGAACGGACGTTTTTGTGGACAGGGAATACAGAGGGCTAAGGCTAGGGAGAAGGTTGTATGATGCCCGTAAAGAGATTTGTGAAAACCTAAACCTTAGATCCATTATTGCAGGAGGAAGGATTCCTGGTTATAATAAATATGCGGATCAGATGACACCAAGAAAATATATAGAATTGGTGAAAAACAAGGAGATTTATGATTCTGTGCTTTCATTTCAGCTGGCCAATGAGTTTCACGTCCGTAAAGTAATTACCAAGTACCTGCCAGAAGATAAGGATTCCCGTGCCTATGCCACCCTTCTGGAGTGGAATAATATATATTATGAAAAAGAAGAAAAGCTCATAGGGAACCGGAAGTCCATTGTGAGGCTAGGCCTGGTGCAATGGAAAATGAGGCGTTTTCGGGATGTGGATGACTTGATGCAACAAGTAGAATTCTTTGTTGATACTGTTTCAGGCTATAAGTCGGACTTTTGTCTGTTGCCAGAATTCTTCAATGCGCCACTTTTGGCTGACTTCAATGACATGGATGCCTCTGAGGCTATCCGAAATCTTGCCGATTATACAGAAGAAGTGGTCGTTCGCATGCAGGACTTGGCCTTATCTTATAATGTGAACATTATCGCAGGTAGTATGCCGGAATATGATGGGAAGAAGCTTAGGAATGTGAGTTATCTGTGTCGCCGTGATGGAACTACGGACAAGCAATATAAACTTCACATTACTCCAGATGAGCAGGCTTATTGGGGTTTGCAAGGAGGCAATGGGATCAGGGTGTTTGATACGGATGCGGGCCGAATAGGGATATTGATCTGTTTTGATGTGGAGTTTCCAGAGCTAGGTAGAATATTGGCGGAACAGGAAATGGACATTTTGTTTATTCCTTTCTGGACTGATACCAAAAATGCCTACCTTCGCGTCAGTACCTGTGCAAAGGCCAGGGCAGTAGAAAACGAATGTTATGTGGCCATTACTGGTTCTGTAGGGAACTTGCCTAGGGTAGAGAATATGGATATTCAGCACTCCCAAGCGGCCATATATTCTCCTTCTGATTTTTCCTTTCCCCATGATGCTGTAGTTGCGGAAGCTTCTTTGAATACAGAGACTACCATTGTAGCAGACGTGGACTTGGATTTGCTTACGAAGCTCAGAAAGCAGGGAAGTGTGAGGAATTTGGCCCAAAGAAGGCTGGATCTTTATTCTATCCAGTGGAAGAAAAATAAATAG
- the kdsA gene encoding 3-deoxy-8-phosphooctulonate synthase, translating into MKKYTQAMKITEGVVLGEDKPVLFSGPCAVESFDICMEIGSTVKAEAEKNGFSYVFKASFDKANRSSSGSFRGIGMDKSLEVLQRVGKELGVPLVTDIHESYQADEVGAVVDVLQIPAFLCRQTDLLLAAGKTGKAVKVKRGQFMAPEDMQYAVSKVRSTGNDNVCLTERGFTLGYHNLVVDMRALPTMRQFAPVVFDITHSVQQPGGQGGSSGGQREFAPFLARAAAATGVDGFFIETHPEPAKALSDGPNMIPLDRMADFLAMLKASWSLGQEFADFKVQ; encoded by the coding sequence ATGAAAAAATATACCCAAGCAATGAAAATCACTGAAGGAGTGGTTTTGGGAGAGGATAAGCCTGTGTTATTCTCTGGGCCTTGCGCGGTGGAAAGCTTTGATATTTGCATGGAAATCGGCAGTACAGTGAAGGCTGAAGCGGAGAAAAATGGATTTTCCTATGTGTTTAAAGCTTCTTTTGACAAGGCCAATAGAAGCTCTTCTGGATCATTTCGTGGAATTGGAATGGACAAGTCTCTAGAGGTGTTGCAGAGGGTAGGAAAGGAATTGGGCGTTCCATTGGTCACAGATATCCATGAAAGTTACCAAGCGGATGAAGTTGGAGCTGTGGTGGATGTTCTACAGATTCCTGCCTTTTTATGTCGACAAACAGATTTGTTACTAGCAGCAGGTAAGACAGGTAAGGCTGTCAAAGTGAAGAGAGGTCAGTTTATGGCTCCAGAAGACATGCAGTATGCTGTGAGCAAAGTCAGGTCAACAGGTAATGACAATGTATGTTTAACCGAAAGAGGTTTTACCCTGGGGTATCACAATTTGGTAGTGGATATGAGGGCTCTGCCTACCATGAGGCAGTTTGCACCTGTTGTGTTTGATATCACCCATTCTGTACAGCAGCCTGGAGGGCAAGGAGGAAGTAGTGGAGGACAAAGAGAGTTTGCTCCATTTTTGGCCAGGGCAGCGGCAGCCACAGGTGTGGATGGCTTTTTTATAGAGACACACCCTGAACCAGCCAAAGCCTTAAGTGATGGACCCAATATGATTCCGCTTGATCGAATGGCGGATTTTCTGGCCATGCTAAAAGCATCTTGGAGTTTGGGACAGGAATTTGCAGATTTTAAAGTACAATAA
- a CDS encoding mechanosensitive ion channel family protein gives MEELLQDVKEDGVGAFLDKINEFLQYTIITLGESKLTIGLIIALVFSIFVLIIVTEWIKKFIVNKLLTRYHMDLGTRQSVGTIIRYVLLIGGFVIIVQNTGIDLSALGILAGALGVGIGFGLQNITNNFISGLIILFERPIKVGDRIEVADVNGDVIKISARSTMVVTNDNISVIVPNSQFIDNPVINWSHNDRNIRFNFPVGVSYKEDPQKVKSILMEVAQKNEGVLKTPPPDVLFVEYGDNSINFILRVWTSDFINRPQVLKSQLYYEIFRRFNEENVEIPFPQRDLHLKSGFENLKDA, from the coding sequence ATGGAAGAACTTCTACAAGATGTTAAAGAAGACGGCGTTGGAGCTTTTTTAGATAAAATAAATGAATTCCTTCAATACACCATTATCACTCTTGGAGAGTCCAAACTAACCATTGGCTTGATCATCGCCCTTGTGTTTTCCATTTTTGTCCTGATTATTGTCACAGAATGGATCAAGAAGTTCATTGTCAATAAGCTGCTCACTCGGTACCACATGGATCTTGGCACCAGACAATCCGTCGGGACCATTATCCGTTACGTGTTATTGATCGGTGGCTTTGTGATTATTGTTCAAAATACCGGCATTGACCTGAGTGCATTAGGCATTTTGGCCGGTGCTTTGGGTGTCGGTATTGGTTTCGGTTTACAAAACATCACCAACAATTTTATCAGTGGCCTGATCATTCTTTTCGAACGCCCCATCAAGGTAGGAGACCGTATTGAGGTTGCCGATGTCAACGGAGATGTTATCAAAATCTCAGCCAGATCCACGATGGTAGTGACCAATGACAATATTTCTGTTATTGTTCCAAACAGCCAATTTATCGATAATCCCGTGATCAACTGGTCCCATAATGACAGAAATATCCGCTTTAACTTTCCTGTAGGAGTTTCCTACAAAGAAGATCCTCAAAAGGTAAAATCCATCCTTATGGAGGTGGCCCAGAAAAACGAAGGAGTTTTGAAAACCCCTCCACCTGATGTATTGTTTGTTGAATATGGAGACAACAGCATCAATTTCATCTTAAGGGTTTGGACTTCTGACTTTATCAACCGTCCTCAAGTGCTGAAAAGCCAACTGTATTATGAAATTTTCAGAAGGTTCAACGAAGAAAATGTCGAGATCCCATTCCCGCAAAGAGATTTGCACTTAAAGTCAGGCTTCGAAAACCTAAAAGACGCGTAA